In one Sphingobium indicum B90A genomic region, the following are encoded:
- a CDS encoding alpha/beta hydrolase, whose protein sequence is MSRDNAIVMRYDNPDIPSGRDIVYLHGRGSTEREAGFALPLFGRANVRSYRGPLPQGPGFAWFENAGIGVALPSSLSGETSKVGDWIAADTGRQRPWLCGFSNGAAMAASLLLSNPGAYSGLIMIGGCFAVEDGDLPDNGLLDKPVLFCRGQFDDVIPRHKFEQAEAYLSGPSGARATFIPYEGGHELPLPIKAAVQGWLGAESR, encoded by the coding sequence ATGTCTCGAGACAATGCCATCGTCATGCGATACGACAATCCCGACATTCCGTCCGGCCGCGACATCGTATATCTTCACGGCCGCGGCAGCACCGAAAGGGAAGCGGGGTTCGCGCTGCCCCTTTTCGGCCGCGCGAATGTTCGCTCCTATCGCGGGCCGCTTCCCCAGGGGCCGGGGTTCGCCTGGTTCGAAAATGCCGGGATCGGCGTCGCCCTGCCCTCCAGCCTGTCGGGCGAAACGTCGAAGGTCGGCGACTGGATCGCCGCAGATACCGGCCGCCAACGGCCCTGGCTATGCGGTTTCAGCAACGGCGCCGCGATGGCCGCCAGTCTTCTGCTCAGCAATCCGGGGGCCTATAGCGGCCTCATCATGATCGGCGGCTGCTTCGCGGTGGAGGACGGCGACCTGCCGGACAACGGCCTGCTCGACAAGCCGGTCCTCTTCTGCCGGGGCCAATTCGACGATGTGATCCCGCGCCACAAGTTCGAGCAGGCGGAAGCCTATCTCTCCGGCCCCAGCGGCGCGCGGGCGACTTTCATCCCTTATGAAGGCGGGCATGAACTGCCGTTGCCGATCAAGGCGGCGG